From Prionailurus viverrinus isolate Anna chromosome B2, UM_Priviv_1.0, whole genome shotgun sequence, the proteins below share one genomic window:
- the ZBTB9 gene encoding zinc finger and BTB domain-containing protein 9 codes for MDTSTPLPPVPPSPICNPAPRTIQIEFPQHSSLLLEALNRHRLEGKFCDVSLLVQGRELRAHKAVLAAASPYFHDKLLLGDAPRLTLPSVIEADAFEGLLQLIYSGRLRLPLDALPAHLLVASGLQMWQVVDQCSEILRELENSGGGISARGATSYHTLPSTTSSPGGWCIRSSPFQTPVQSSTSTESPVLGEGSELGDVLQIQVEEEEEEEEEEEEEEEEDQASTAPSQTPQPPRVSGSFPCPHGSHSLPVSTTPRRVPEGESAPLEPPAPHTALPPKVFYIKQEPSEPKEEISTGGTQSGGAKEETKVFPGGDAEGNGELGFLLPSGAGATYGGGGGGGPSWKPVDLHGNEILSGGGGPGGAGQAVHGPVKLGGTPPADGKRFGCLCGKRFAVKPKRDRHIMLTFSLRPFGCGVCNKRFKLKHHLTEHMKTHAGALHACPHCGRRFRVHACFLRHRDLCKGQGWATAHWTYN; via the coding sequence ATGGATACCTCGACGCCTTTGCCTCCCGTCCCCCCCTCCCCGATCTGCAACCCAGCCCCGCGGACGATCCAGATCGAGTTCCCGCAGCATAGCTCCCTGCTGCTGGAAGCCCTGAACCGCCACAGGCTAGAGGGCAAGTTCTGTGATGTGTCCCTCTTGGTGCAGGGCCGGGAACTTAGGGCTCACAAAGCAGTGTTGGCTGCTGCCTCTCCTTACTTCCATGACAAACTACTTCTGGGGGATGCGCCACGTCTCACTCTGCCCAGCGTCATTGAAGCCGATGCCTTCGAGGGGCTGCTCCAGCTCATTTATTCCGGGCGCCTCCGTCTGCCACTGGAtgctctccctgcccacctcctcgtGGCCAGTGGCCTGCAGATGTGGCAAGTAGTAGATCAGTGCTCAGAGATTCTTAGAGAACTAGAAAACTCAGGTGGTGGAATTTCAGCCCGGGGGGCGACCTCTTACCACACACTTCCTTCCACCACATCCTCTCCAGGAGGCTGGTGCATTCGCTCTTCCCCTTTCCAGACCCCAGTGCAGTCTTCCACTTCTACCGAGAGCCCCGTTTTAGGGGAGGGGAGCGAACTGGGCGATGTGTTACAGATTCAAgttgaggaagaggaggaggaggaggaggaagaagaggaggaggaggaggaggaccaggCGTCAACAGCACCCTCCCAGACTCCTCAGCCCCCGAGAGTATCAGGGAGctttccctgccctcatggatcTCACTCACTGCCCGTATCCACTACGCCCCGCAGGGTTCCAGAGGGCGAGAGTGCACCCCTCGAGCCTCCTGCCCCTCATACTGCACTGCCCCCCAAAGTCTTCTACATTAAGCAGGAGCCCTCTGAGCCTAAAGAAGAGATATCAACAGGTGGAACTCAATCTGGAGGAGCAAAGGAGGAGACCAAAGTGTTTCCTGGAGGGGACGCTGAAGGGAATGGAGAGCTAGGGTTCTTGCTGCCCTCGGGAGCAGGGGCGACatatggaggaggaggaggaggaggtccaTCCTGGAAACCAGTGGATCTTCATGGGAATGAAATCCTCTCAGGGGGTGGGGGACCTGGGGGGGCAGGACAGGCTGTGCATGGGCCTGTGAAGTTAGGAGGTACACCCCCCGCAGATGGAAAACGCTTCGGTTGCTTGTGTGGGAAGCGGTTTGCAGTGAAGCCAAAGCGTGACCGTCACATCATGCTGACCTTCAGCCTTCGGCCCTTTGGCTGTGGCGTCTGCAATAAGCGCTTCAAGCTGAAGCACCATCTGACGGAGCACATGAAGACCCACGCTGGAGCCCTGCATGCCTGCCCCCATTGCGGCCGTCGGTTCCGAGTCCATGCCTGTTTCCTTCGCCATCGGGACCTGTGCAAGGGCCAGGGCTGGGCCACTGCTCACTGGACTTACAACTGA